CGCCGGGAGCATGATTTTCTAGCGTAGCCTTGATTCATCTCTAAACCTTATACAGGCGCAACTTAATAGCAACCCGGTGCGCTGAGTGAGGGGGCTGCAACCAATGCTTCCAAGCAAATGATAAGAGCCTGGGGCTTTGCTTTGATGCTGGCGTATTTCTGCCTCGCAGTGTAGAATCCTGCTTCAGCGCTGACCCAAATAACCCAGCTCAAAAAGGCGTTGCCAGACCCGGCTCACCGGCAGTCCCATCACCGTGTAAAAATCGCCCTCAATGCGCTCTATAAGCACCATTCCCAGGCCCTGGGCCCCGTACCCTCCGGCCTTGTCCAGCCCTTCGCCGCTACCGGCATACCACTCGAGCTCCCACTCTTGCAAAACCCGAAAGGCAACCTTTGCTTCGACCACTTCGCTGTGCAGGCGCCCCTCGGGCTGCTGGATGGCAAAGCCCGTATAAACCGTGTGCGTGCGGCCCGAAAGCCTGCGCAAGAAGGCCTTGTTTTCTTCGACGTCCTGCGGCTTGCTCAGGGTCTCGTTGCCTATTGCCACCACGGTATCGGCAGCCAGTACCCACTGTCCCGGCTGCCAGATGGTCTGGGCTTTCCGGGCGGCCAGGGCTTCGGCCATGGGAGCGGGCTCGAGGTGCCCCAAAGCCTCTTCATCTATATCGGCAGGGCGTACCTCAAAGGGCAACGACAGCCGCTGTAGTAGCTCAGCCCGGCGGGGGCTCTGCGAGGCCAGAATCAGGGTGGGCAGGGTAGTCATGGGAGCTGGGGGGTAGGGGATGGGGGTGCTGGGGCGTTTCGCATGGGTTGTGTGAGGCTGAACCTGCCTACAAACGGGTTCCAGCGCGCCAGGTGGCCTCCACCTCACGCTGGTAGCGCTGGGCCAGGGCGCTGTCGCGCAAAATGAGCAGGTTTTCGTTGTTACGGCCAAAACCGGAGTTGGTGAAGTTGTAGCTGCCCGTGACCACCCACTCACCGTCCACCACCATCACTTTGTGGTGCATGGTGTAGGGGTTGCCGTCCTTGCGTACCTCAATTCCAGCTTGCTTCAAGGTTTCGTCCCGTGAGTTTTCCAGGTTCCGCGCATCAATCACCACCCGTACCCGAACCCCGCGCCGGTGGGCTTGCACCAGCGCCTCGACCATGCGGGTGTCGGTCAGGACAAAGGCGGCAATCCAGATCTCCCGATTGGCGCGCTTTAGCAAGTCGAGGATAGCACCCCGACCCTCGCGGCCTCCTGCTGGGCTAAAGTAGACGGTGCCTTCGGTGGAGCCAATCTGGAAGCGCTCGGAGCGGCCCAGCCCGCTTTCCTGGCCGGCGAAAATGGTATCGAACTCGGCCCGGTATACCTCCACCAGACCCCGCACCGGTAGCCACAGGCTGTTTTCGTTGTTGCGCTCAAAGGCATTCCAGGTCAGGTTGGTGCTGCCGGTCCAGACCCCTAAGTCGTCAATCAGCACAAACTTGTGGTGCATCAGGGCGTTGTTGCGGCTATCGTAGCAGACCTGCACCCGCTGCAGGGTTTCGCAACGGGCCTGGTTGCTGCTCCTAACGCCCAGACTTTCGCGGACTTCACGGTGGTAATCGGAATCGCTAAAGAGCCGTACCCGCACTCCCCTGGCGGCAGCCCGAACCAGGGCCTGGCCGATCTCGCGGTCTTCGAGCTCGAGGGTAGCCACCTCAATCCGGGTTTGGGCGGAGTTAATCAGGCCCAGCAGGCGGCTTTTGGCCTCGCGGCCCTGCGCGGGAGCAAAGTAGAGCTCGAGGCCCCCCGCGGCTTTGTAAACCTGGGGAATCGGGCGAAAGTAGGTATCCCAGACAAAATACCCCACTACCCCCAGCAAAAGCAGAAAAAGCCAGATTCGGTCGCCGCTTCGGCGGACTCGGCCCCGCCCCCTGGGTCGGAGCAAGCGCCACATGCTGGGCAGCAGGCTGAAAACGGGATGGTGACGCATAGCAGATGTCTACTGTACAACGCGATGCGGAATTTGTTGATGCAAGAGGAAGTTTGACCTCGAAAAGGCTTATGGCTCGTGGCTCGCAGTTGGCGGACAACTGAAACGAAGCTCAAGCCCCTGCTCACGTACCCATCGAGGTATTAGATTGCTCTAGCAGCTTTATGGTAGCTCAAAGGTGACTAGCGCAAGTTATTGGACTTGGGTACAATCTCATCATGCTCAATCTTCGGGAAAGGCAAAAGTTGCGCCGCCGTGATCGCATTTTCCGCACTGCTATCAACCTGTTCCGGGAGAAGGGGTTTCACCAGACCACCGCCACCGATATTGCCAAAGCCTCGCACGTATCGCGCGGTACATTTTTTAATTACTACGCCTACAAAGAAGCCGTATTGCTCGATTTCGGGGCGCAACTGCTGAGCGAGTTGCGTGAACAGGCCCTGGCCGAGTTAAGTCAGGGAGAGCCTCCCCTCGAGGTTTTGCGCCGGTTGTGGGATCGACTGGCCGAGGTGAGTGAACGGGAACGGGTACTGCTCTCGCCCCTGGCCTACGAGCTTTTGAACCCCGACCCCGAGCGGGCCAAGGCCGCCTTCGAGGCTTTGCCTCTGGGCGATCTGATTGCCGATATCCTGCGCCCACTCAAGCAGCAAGGCAAGTTGCGGGAAGATATGTCGCTCGAGCGCATCTCCCGCTCGATTGCCGATGTGTACCTGCTATCGGCGTTGCGCTGGGCGGCCTATACCCCGGGGCGGCGGCTCAAGGAAGAGATGACCAAGTTTCTCAACCTGATGCTGGAAGGGGCCGTAGCCCGCGAGACCGGCAAGCGGGAAAAGGCTGCTAAGTCCTGAAATGTACAGCTTGCTGATTCCCACGCCCATTGGCCCTCTTTTTGCTAGGGCCAGCCACCAGGCCCTCCTATCGGTGGAGTTGCTGGTGCTGGGTGAGGGCTTTCCGGAGCGCCCCAACCGGCTCCTGCATGGCCTGGCCCGCCGGGTAGAACGCTATTTTGCCGGAGAGGGGGAAACTTTTTCGGATATACCCCTGGACTATGCCGATTCCGACCCCCGACGGGTAGCCCTCTACGAAGAAGTTCGGCGCATCCCCCCTGGAGAAACCCGCAGCTATGCCCAGATGGGGCGCCTGTGCGGCCTGACCCCTAGGGCGGTGGGGGCGGGTATGCGGGCCTGCCCCTTTTTTCTGGTGATTCCGGCCCAGCGGGTGATTCATGCCGACGGGAGGCTGGGCGGGTTTGCGGGCCGAGAGGGTGTGAAGGCGTGGTTGCTACAGTTTGAGAGTCCGAAGCAGAAGGACAGCCTGTCTTACTGACCTGCCGGTCAGGTAGAGTATTGGGGTGACGCCTGAGCTACTGTATCAGCTTCGCTTCCTATCCGACCTGACCGAAGGCCCCGGTGGCAAACCCCTTTTTGTTTACACCGACATCGAGCGCCCCGAGAAAGAGCCCCCCCGTTACCGCTCCCGCCTGGCCATGTGGGATGGGGAGATGCGTTTGCTCACCCAGGGCGAGGCCAGAGCGCCCTTCTGGCGGGGCAACTACCTTTACTTCACCCGCAAGGTGGACAAAGCGCCCCAGCTTTTTCGCCTGCCCCTCTCGGGGGGCGAGGCCGAGCAGCTCACACACTTCAAGGCAGGGGTGGAGGGCTACAAGGTGAGCCCCGATGGCAGCCGGATTGCCCTGCTGACCCGAGGCGATTACGAGCCGCCCAAACCCGACGAACCCCGCATCTACGAAACCTGGCCGGTCAAATTCGATGCCAGGGGTTTGTTGCCGGGGCAGCCCCGGGAGCTCTGGCTGTGGGAAAGCGGGGCCACAAGACCGCTGGTTCAGCTTGCTCAGGATGTCGAAGAGGTGATCTGGAACGCGGTGGGCACTGGGCTGTACTTCACCGCTTCGGGTTCCCCCCAGGAGCGCTGGAGCTGGGTTCAACGGGCCTATCACGTGGGTTTGGACGGGCAGATAGACGAGCTCTTCGGAGGGGTGGGGCCCATTAGCGGCCTCGAGCCCACCCCGGATGGGGGGCTGGTCTACCTGGCTCATGCCTGGGAACGAGGGGGAGGTACCGAGTCCAGACTCTACTACCGGAGGCTGGACGGAAATATTCGCCTGCTGGCCGAGGGTTCATTCCTCAACTCAGTCAACTCGGATATGCGTATTGGCAACGGGGTACAAACCCCCAAGGTGGGGCCCGATGGGCGGGTGTACGTGGTGGTCACCCACCAGGGTTCGGCCCGCCTGCTGGCGGTGACCCTGGGGGGAGAGGCCCGGTTTTTTAGCCCACCGGAATTCAACATCCTGGGCTTTGCCTTCTGCGGCAACGACCTCTACACCCTCTCGGAAAATTTCACCCACGGCGCTTGCCTGACCCGCCGGGGAGATATACTCTTCGACCCTAACGCGGGTGTGTTGCCCGAACTGCCCACCCCGCAGGAGGTGCGCTACCCTGCACCTGAGGGCCATACCGTGCAGGGCTGGGTCTTGCTGCCCGAAGGCGAGGGCCCCCATCCCGTAATTCTGTACATTCACGGCGGCCCCCACACTGCTTTTGGCAATGCCCTGATGCTGCAGTTGCAGCTTTTCCGGGCTGCTGGCTTTGCCGTGGCCTACTGCAACCCCAGGGGTTCGACGGGCTACGGTCAGGACTATGTGGAGCTGGGCCGGCGCTGGGGCGATATTGACGAGCAAGACCTGCTGGGTTTTTTGGATTATGTGCTGGCGCAGTTTCCCCTGAATGCCCGCCGGGTGGCGGTGGCGGGGGGTTCCTACGGGGGCTACATGACCAACTGGCTCACCGCCCGGCACCCGACCCGATTCAAAGCCGCCGTGACCGACCGGAGCATCTGCAACTGGACGAGCTTTTTTGGCGCTTCCGACATTGGGCCGCGCTTTACCTATCTGCAACTGGGGGCCAGACCCTGGGAGAACCCCGAGGTGCTCTGGCAAAAAAGCCCGCTCTCGCTGGCGCATCAGGTGCAAACCCCCACCCTGGTGGTGCACTCCGAACAGGATCACCGCTGCCCTATAGACCAGGGCGAGACCTGGTACACGGTTTTGCTGCAAAAAGGGGTGCCCACCCGGTTTTTACGAGTGCCCGAAGAGGGCCACGAGCTGAGCCGCTCGGGTCGCCCGGACCGCCGCATTGCTCGATTGAATGCTTATCTGGAGTGGTTCAGGGCGTATTTGTAACGAGTAGCGTGCTCTTCACGTATGGATCCAGACGCATTCTCGCTTTCGTGGATGGCCACGTTTTTAAAGAGCGCTGTAATGCGATGCCATGACCGCCTCGAGGCCTGGGGGCTGCATTGGCCAGCAAAGGAGGCGGGATCTTCCCGCCTCCTTTGTGAATCCTGTGGGTTCAGGCTTTGGTTGTGTCCATGGCCTCGGGGATGACCCCGTAGGTTTCCTCGTAGCGCTGAATGTTCTCGGCCAGGCTGCGTAGCAGGGCCTTGGCGTGTTGAGGGCTGGTAATCACTCGACTGGTGACCACGGCTACGACCTGATTGGGCTGTCCGCCAGGTTGCATCAGGGCAAAGTCGAGATAGAACTCGTTTTTCTGGTGCGAAAAGATGGCGAAATTGGCGTATTTGCCAAGAGCAGTCTCGCGGTCAATATCTACACGTAGCTCCGGTACTTGAGAAACGTCACTCACGATAAAGCCTCCTGGAGGCGTGGGATACTTTTCTTAAGCTGAAAGCGCACCCGGCCCAGACTTTGCATGGAATCCATCAGCACCACCAGCAAGTACCCATCCTCGAGTGGAACCAGTAGCACTGGTCCCTCGGGGTACTCTACCATGACCTCTTCCACCTCGCCGCGCTCCAGTTCCTGGGACAGGGCCCGGGCAGAGGCCAGTGCTGTGGAGGCGGCGCCACCCAGAAAATCCACATCGGGGGCCTGGTCAGCGCGCAGGCTCTCAACCACGAAGCCATCCTCGGCCACCAGGGCTGAGGCCAACACCCCCTTGGTGACCTGCAACTCGCTCAGTATTTCTTGAACCATAGCTTGACTCCTAGATGGTTTGCGCCAAACGTAGCGCGAGGCGGGAAAGCTCATTGCCGATGCTCTTGCGATCGGCACCCTTCTCGACCACGGCTCCCAGAAAATAGCCACCAAAAACCACCACCAGAATTTCCCGGTGTTCAGTAGCGATGGTGAAGCGCCGGAGGTCGCCTCCCAGGCTTTTAGTCAGGGTGCGGCTGGCCCTGGCCAGGGTTGCCAGCTCGGCAGCCAGCAGCTCGGGCTCTGGGGTCTCCTTGCCAGCGCTTTCGATTACCAGGCCATCCTGGCTGGTCAAAATGGCTTGCCGAACACCCAGCGATACCAGGGTCTCGAGCATTTTCATCTGCCCCCCCAATCGTCCCAATACATACGGATTCTAGCCTAGCACAGCCTCTGTCCGGGTTTTGCCCAACTGCACAGCAAAGCGTTACGTGAAAACGAAGAGGGTCGGCCAGTGCGGAACGGCTGGCATGGAGGCGCTTCTTTTACTGGTAGCCCCGGCGGTTCTCCAGGGCCCTGGCCAGGGTTACTTCGTCGGCGTACTCGAGGCTCCCCCCCACCGGCAAGCCATAGGCCAGTCGGGTCGAGCGGATGTGTTGCTGGCTCAGCCGCTCGGCCAGATAGCTGGCGGTGGCCTCGCCCTCCACGGTCATGCCGGTAGCCAGGATGACCTCGTTCACGCCTTCCAGGCGGGCGAAAAGCCTTTCCAGATTAAGCTGTTCGGGCCCGATCCCCTCTAAGGGGTTGAGAGCACCGCCCAGCACGTGGTAGAGGCCGGTGTACTCGCCGCTGCGCTCGATGGCCATCAGGTCGGAGATGGTCTCGACCACACAGATCACGGTCTTGTCGCGCTCGGGGTCGGCGCAGATAGGGCAGAGCGCGTCTTCGGCCAGGTTGCCGCACTTAGGGCAGGGGTGCAGAGCCTGGGCCGCTTCCAGGCTGTCCCGCAAATCGCTCGCGATATCGGGGTTTTGTACCAGGAATAGCCCAAGTTTCTGGGCGCTTTTAGGGCCTATGCCTGGCAGGCCAGCAAGCGCACGGATGAGTCGGAGGAGCCGCTCGGGGTAGCGCATAGCAAGGCCGATAGCCGATAGACTTTAGCCATTTGCTACTGGCTATAAGCTATCAGCCAGCTTAGAACATTCCCCCCAGCATGCTGCCAATGCCGCCGAGCTCGCGGCTCATTTCTTTTTCTGAAAGGTCGTGGGCCTTTTTTTGCGCGTCCTGGATGGCGACCAGGAGCAGGTCTTCGAGGGCCTCGAGGTCGTCCTTGTCCACTGCTTCGGGTTTGAGCTTGACCCCCACAATTTGCCCGTGGCCATTAGACGTGACCTCGACCATACCTCCGCCCGCACTGCCCACCACCATCATGCTGCCCAGCCTTTCTTGAACTTCGGCGGCTTTTTTCTGGGCCTTCTGGGCCTCTTTCATGATTTTCTGGATGTTCATCTATGCCTCCACCACAACATCCAACATTATGGCATCAAGCAGCGCCCCATGCCATCACCCCGGTTCAGATTGACTGGTTTGATGCGGGATACCGCCTCGAAGGTGAACTACCAGCACCGCCAGGAATACCGCGAAGCCAGACAAGATCAATACCGTCAGTACCCCCAGGCGTGGCTCCAGAACCCCTGCCAAAAAAGTACCCATCAGTACGGCGCTTTGCATGGTAGCCCCAAAAGCAGCCATGATGCGTCCTCGCAACTCAGTGGGAGCTGCCAGTTGAATGATCGAGCGGGCCGGTATGATAAACATGCTGTTCAATATACCCAAAGCCACCATGGCAACGCCGGCCCAGATGGGAAAGGGAAAGAGCCCGGTAGAGGCCAGAAAGAGTCCCCAGGTGCCCAGTCCCAGCAGGAACACTGTCTCGCGGCTCAGGCGTTTGATCAGGGGCATGGTGATGAACAGGCCCAGGATGGCTCCGCCGGCCATCAGGGCCTCGAGTACGCCAAACCCCTGCACTCCAATTTTTAGAGCACCCACTGCATACACAATCCCCAGGGCGGCCTCCACCGAGCCGAAAGCGGCAGCCAGAGCCAGCGTTCCGATGGTTCTGCTCAGGGTGGGATTTCGCCACAACGGGCGTAGACCCTCCGCTACGGCGGCAAAATAGTTGCCCTTGCCTGCCTTGCCAGGAAGTGGGGGTAAAAGGGTCAGGAGCACGGCGGATATCAGGTAAGTAGTGGCATCAATCCAGAAGGCCGGGGCTGGCCCCACATTGGCAACCAGCACACCGGCCAGGGCTACAAAGGTCACGTCGGCAAAACGATTGGCAAAGTTCATCAGACCGTTGGCCTCGTCCAGCTCCGACTCGGGCACCATATCGGGGATGGCGCTGTTGCTGGCCGAGTAATGTACCGACTCAAAGGCGGCCATCAGAAATGCGATGATCATCAGGAGAGGCATGGAGCCAATAGCAAAAAGCGGGATACAGGCGACCAGGAGAGCCCGGGCCAGGTCTGAAAGAACCAGCAGAGTCCGGCGGTCGTAACGGTCGGACAGAGGCCCTAATAACGGCCCCAGCACTGCGCTGGCTACAAACTGGGCACCCAGAATCAGCGAGACCCAGACCGCATTCTGGGTTTCCTGATAGGCCACAAACAAGAGAGCGATGCGGTGAATCTTGCTGCCAACCAGCGACACCAGGACGGATGCGAACAGCCAGCGAAATCCGGTTTGCTTTAATACGCTCCACATAAGTTGCCCAATCATAACGAGTCAATCCTTTATCGTAAATATGTACTGAGTACAGAGTAGCTGTGATGCCCATGTGTCCACGCATTTGGCGGCTCCTGTGCTGTCCAGAACCATGCTATTTGTGGCTAGGCACCTGGAGAATCAGCTTTGATGAACCCCCACACGCCGCGATAGCCAGGGCCGAAAGCCGAAAACTCATGCCAAACTAAACTGAACCCCGTTCCTTCTCCCCTTGCGTAGAGGGTAGCAACACCCCGCCAGCATTTCAGGAGAATTGGGCCTTGCTTTCTGGGCTCTCTGGTGAGCGCAGATTGGCGTGGACTGTCTCAACGAGTTTCAATGAATGGCCGGGTTCAGAGGCCGGATGGTGATCAGACTGTGGGCTACTCGAGCCCCCTCCCGCGCCAGCACCAATCCACCTTCGGGCAGCATCCAGACCATCAAATCCAACAATTTGCGGGGTACCAGACCGGTTGAAGAGACGTACACGGCGTCTTCCTGGTAGCGCAGTGAGAGCAC
The sequence above is drawn from the Meiothermus sp. CFH 77666 genome and encodes:
- a CDS encoding MFS transporter, whose product is MIGQLMWSVLKQTGFRWLFASVLVSLVGSKIHRIALLFVAYQETQNAVWVSLILGAQFVASAVLGPLLGPLSDRYDRRTLLVLSDLARALLVACIPLFAIGSMPLLMIIAFLMAAFESVHYSASNSAIPDMVPESELDEANGLMNFANRFADVTFVALAGVLVANVGPAPAFWIDATTYLISAVLLTLLPPLPGKAGKGNYFAAVAEGLRPLWRNPTLSRTIGTLALAAAFGSVEAALGIVYAVGALKIGVQGFGVLEALMAGGAILGLFITMPLIKRLSRETVFLLGLGTWGLFLASTGLFPFPIWAGVAMVALGILNSMFIIPARSIIQLAAPTELRGRIMAAFGATMQSAVLMGTFLAGVLEPRLGVLTVLILSGFAVFLAVLVVHLRGGIPHQTSQSEPG
- the recR gene encoding recombination mediator RecR; this encodes MRYPERLLRLIRALAGLPGIGPKSAQKLGLFLVQNPDIASDLRDSLEAAQALHPCPKCGNLAEDALCPICADPERDKTVICVVETISDLMAIERSGEYTGLYHVLGGALNPLEGIGPEQLNLERLFARLEGVNEVILATGMTVEGEATASYLAERLSQQHIRSTRLAYGLPVGGSLEYADEVTLARALENRRGYQ
- a CDS encoding roadblock/LC7 domain-containing protein; this translates as MKMLETLVSLGVRQAILTSQDGLVIESAGKETPEPELLAAELATLARASRTLTKSLGGDLRRFTIATEHREILVVVFGGYFLGAVVEKGADRKSIGNELSRLALRLAQTI
- a CDS encoding DUF3467 domain-containing protein — translated: MSDVSQVPELRVDIDRETALGKYANFAIFSHQKNEFYLDFALMQPGGQPNQVVAVVTSRVITSPQHAKALLRSLAENIQRYEETYGVIPEAMDTTKA
- a CDS encoding S9 family peptidase translates to MTPELLYQLRFLSDLTEGPGGKPLFVYTDIERPEKEPPRYRSRLAMWDGEMRLLTQGEARAPFWRGNYLYFTRKVDKAPQLFRLPLSGGEAEQLTHFKAGVEGYKVSPDGSRIALLTRGDYEPPKPDEPRIYETWPVKFDARGLLPGQPRELWLWESGATRPLVQLAQDVEEVIWNAVGTGLYFTASGSPQERWSWVQRAYHVGLDGQIDELFGGVGPISGLEPTPDGGLVYLAHAWERGGGTESRLYYRRLDGNIRLLAEGSFLNSVNSDMRIGNGVQTPKVGPDGRVYVVVTHQGSARLLAVTLGGEARFFSPPEFNILGFAFCGNDLYTLSENFTHGACLTRRGDILFDPNAGVLPELPTPQEVRYPAPEGHTVQGWVLLPEGEGPHPVILYIHGGPHTAFGNALMLQLQLFRAAGFAVAYCNPRGSTGYGQDYVELGRRWGDIDEQDLLGFLDYVLAQFPLNARRVAVAGGSYGGYMTNWLTARHPTRFKAAVTDRSICNWTSFFGASDIGPRFTYLQLGARPWENPEVLWQKSPLSLAHQVQTPTLVVHSEQDHRCPIDQGETWYTVLLQKGVPTRFLRVPEEGHELSRSGRPDRRIARLNAYLEWFRAYL
- a CDS encoding YbaB/EbfC family nucleoid-associated protein, which produces MNIQKIMKEAQKAQKKAAEVQERLGSMMVVGSAGGGMVEVTSNGHGQIVGVKLKPEAVDKDDLEALEDLLLVAIQDAQKKAHDLSEKEMSRELGGIGSMLGGMF
- a CDS encoding TetR/AcrR family transcriptional regulator, with product MLNLRERQKLRRRDRIFRTAINLFREKGFHQTTATDIAKASHVSRGTFFNYYAYKEAVLLDFGAQLLSELREQALAELSQGEPPLEVLRRLWDRLAEVSERERVLLSPLAYELLNPDPERAKAAFEALPLGDLIADILRPLKQQGKLREDMSLERISRSIADVYLLSALRWAAYTPGRRLKEEMTKFLNLMLEGAVARETGKREKAAKS
- a CDS encoding phospholipase D-like domain-containing protein, which gives rise to MRHHPVFSLLPSMWRLLRPRGRGRVRRSGDRIWLFLLLLGVVGYFVWDTYFRPIPQVYKAAGGLELYFAPAQGREAKSRLLGLINSAQTRIEVATLELEDREIGQALVRAAARGVRVRLFSDSDYHREVRESLGVRSSNQARCETLQRVQVCYDSRNNALMHHKFVLIDDLGVWTGSTNLTWNAFERNNENSLWLPVRGLVEVYRAEFDTIFAGQESGLGRSERFQIGSTEGTVYFSPAGGREGRGAILDLLKRANREIWIAAFVLTDTRMVEALVQAHRRGVRVRVVIDARNLENSRDETLKQAGIEVRKDGNPYTMHHKVMVVDGEWVVTGSYNFTNSGFGRNNENLLILRDSALAQRYQREVEATWRAGTRL
- a CDS encoding methylated-DNA--[protein]-cysteine S-methyltransferase — protein: MYSLLIPTPIGPLFARASHQALLSVELLVLGEGFPERPNRLLHGLARRVERYFAGEGETFSDIPLDYADSDPRRVALYEEVRRIPPGETRSYAQMGRLCGLTPRAVGAGMRACPFFLVIPAQRVIHADGRLGGFAGREGVKAWLLQFESPKQKDSLSY
- a CDS encoding roadblock/LC7 domain-containing protein; the encoded protein is MVQEILSELQVTKGVLASALVAEDGFVVESLRADQAPDVDFLGGAASTALASARALSQELERGEVEEVMVEYPEGPVLLVPLEDGYLLVVLMDSMQSLGRVRFQLKKSIPRLQEALS
- a CDS encoding Maf family protein, with the protein product MTTLPTLILASQSPRRAELLQRLSLPFEVRPADIDEEALGHLEPAPMAEALAARKAQTIWQPGQWVLAADTVVAIGNETLSKPQDVEENKAFLRRLSGRTHTVYTGFAIQQPEGRLHSEVVEAKVAFRVLQEWELEWYAGSGEGLDKAGGYGAQGLGMVLIERIEGDFYTVMGLPVSRVWQRLFELGYLGQR